One genomic segment of Methanothermobacter wolfeii includes these proteins:
- a CDS encoding thermonuclease family protein codes for MKRYILVVLLAVMVAGCVSDESEFDYTGTGNDTPSIENVPDNQSSSINSTDNSTDTSGVKYDASGYCYHVVDGDTIDVEGVGRIRFVGVNTPERGQSGYREAKDFVKSSCLGRTVQLDIDDARRHDKYGRVLAVVYVDGVNLNRELLRRGYAEVMYIPPSEFNPYEWT; via the coding sequence TTGAAAAGGTACATTCTAGTGGTCCTCCTTGCTGTGATGGTTGCCGGATGCGTCTCTGATGAATCAGAATTCGATTACACGGGGACCGGCAATGACACACCCTCCATTGAGAACGTCCCTGACAACCAAAGCTCCAGCATCAACTCCACTGACAACTCAACAGATACATCAGGGGTTAAGTATGATGCATCAGGTTACTGCTACCATGTGGTTGACGGTGACACCATCGATGTTGAGGGTGTTGGCAGGATACGATTCGTGGGTGTTAACACTCCGGAGAGGGGGCAGTCAGGATACAGGGAAGCGAAGGACTTTGTAAAATCAAGTTGCCTTGGCAGAACCGTCCAGCTGGACATCGATGATGCCAGGAGACATGATAAGTATGGCAGGGTCCTTGCGGTGGTCTACGTGGATGGAGTGAACCTCAACAGGGAACTCCTGAGAAGGGGATACGCCGAGGTCATGTACATACCGCCATCAGAGTTCAACCCGTATGAGTGGACATGA
- a CDS encoding DEAD/DEAH box helicase, with product MVKEVLERFTKYWRFRDAIEHVETIPAREAEYSDVDDLPENIMEYLKGNGIRLYRHQRETLEAARRGENVLITTPTASGKTLAFNLPILEALSQDPGATALYIYPAKALSRDQLKVLKGLESELGLTLNPAAYDGDTPRERRPWIRSNSRMVITNPHQLHRILPWHHQWRGFYRNLRYVVVDEAHQYRGVFGSNVAFLMRRLRRICRYYGSSPVFILASATLANPEEFARKLTGLDFHVVSGDSSPSGPKHFVFYNPYLKRGEPSAHLETSNILTFLVLRNIQTLCFTVSRKMAELITRWTRQQLDSENRKLVERVTSYRAGYRPEERRKIERDFKNGDLLGVTATNALEMGIDIGSLDAVIISGFPGTLISTWQQAGRAGRNMNDSMVVLVAFENPLDQYLMKNPSFLFERPHENAIIDLENRFILRNQTACAASELPLTLRDFSDYDFSVRVAGDMMEEGELEVSYDGLGCSGDPHFRHGLNDASSDTFTVIADGRVLETLSRSQAYREAHEGAVLLNHGNSYIVEDFDLEGRRITVRRKDVDYHTAVLKETELRVIGVLRRRMLNDLQLNFGEVEVTEHYTGYRLISYSRVMGRRELDLPPLRFRTRALWFTVPSSLRSEVEVLFNEDDAFEGGLHGAEHAIIALFPLHVLCDRMDIGGLSTPEHPDTGAPTIFIYDGFEGGIGLSEKAMSVFEDLLASTLGHVSGCGCRDGCPSCIYSPKCGNDNSPLHKGATVRILEHLRSLAGGPVEDAEAEHGEDPFQEVARLYTEGMFSDAKLRLHEILEEKPGDPGACYLMGAILREQGEAEMAEYFHERIRRAT from the coding sequence ATGGTTAAAGAGGTCCTTGAGAGGTTCACAAAGTACTGGCGGTTCAGGGACGCCATAGAACATGTTGAGACAATCCCTGCGAGGGAGGCGGAATACTCTGACGTCGATGACCTCCCTGAGAACATCATGGAGTATCTTAAGGGGAATGGTATAAGGCTCTACAGGCACCAGAGGGAGACCCTTGAGGCTGCAAGGAGGGGTGAAAACGTCCTCATAACAACACCCACAGCCTCAGGAAAGACCCTTGCATTCAACCTCCCCATCCTCGAAGCCCTCAGCCAGGATCCTGGGGCAACAGCCCTCTACATTTACCCTGCGAAGGCCCTCTCAAGAGACCAGCTGAAGGTCCTTAAGGGACTTGAATCGGAACTTGGACTCACACTCAACCCTGCAGCCTATGATGGTGACACCCCGAGGGAGAGGAGGCCCTGGATAAGGAGCAACTCCAGGATGGTGATAACAAATCCCCACCAGCTCCACAGGATACTCCCATGGCACCACCAGTGGAGGGGATTCTACAGGAACCTCAGATATGTGGTGGTGGATGAGGCCCACCAGTACCGGGGGGTCTTCGGATCCAACGTGGCCTTCCTCATGAGGAGGCTCAGGAGGATCTGCAGATACTATGGCTCCAGTCCGGTGTTCATACTTGCAAGCGCAACCCTCGCAAACCCTGAGGAGTTCGCCCGTAAACTCACAGGACTGGACTTCCATGTGGTGTCAGGGGACAGTTCACCATCAGGTCCCAAGCACTTTGTATTCTACAACCCCTACCTTAAGAGGGGTGAACCATCAGCTCACCTTGAAACCAGCAACATACTCACCTTCCTCGTCCTGAGGAACATTCAGACCCTCTGCTTCACGGTCTCAAGGAAGATGGCGGAGCTTATAACACGCTGGACCCGCCAGCAGCTTGACAGTGAGAACCGTAAACTTGTGGAGAGGGTCACATCCTACAGGGCAGGTTACCGTCCGGAGGAGCGAAGAAAGATAGAAAGGGACTTCAAGAATGGCGACCTCCTTGGTGTTACAGCAACAAACGCCCTTGAGATGGGGATAGATATAGGATCCCTTGATGCCGTCATCATATCGGGTTTTCCAGGGACACTTATATCCACCTGGCAGCAGGCCGGTAGGGCTGGGAGGAACATGAATGACTCCATGGTTGTCCTGGTGGCCTTCGAGAACCCCCTTGACCAGTACCTTATGAAGAACCCCTCCTTCCTATTTGAGAGGCCCCATGAGAACGCCATAATAGACCTTGAGAACCGGTTCATACTGAGGAACCAGACCGCCTGCGCAGCCTCCGAGCTCCCCCTCACCCTCAGGGACTTCTCAGACTATGATTTCAGTGTCAGGGTCGCTGGGGACATGATGGAAGAGGGGGAACTTGAGGTATCCTATGATGGCCTCGGCTGCAGCGGTGACCCCCACTTCAGGCACGGCCTCAATGATGCCTCATCGGATACCTTCACGGTTATAGCGGATGGACGGGTGCTTGAGACCCTCAGCAGGTCCCAGGCCTACCGTGAGGCCCATGAGGGGGCTGTGCTCCTGAACCATGGTAACAGTTACATCGTTGAGGACTTTGACCTTGAGGGGCGGAGGATAACGGTGAGAAGGAAGGATGTTGATTACCATACGGCTGTGCTCAAGGAAACAGAGCTAAGGGTTATAGGGGTGCTGAGGAGGAGGATGCTGAATGATCTCCAGCTTAACTTCGGCGAGGTTGAGGTCACGGAGCACTACACAGGCTACCGTCTCATCAGCTACAGCAGGGTCATGGGGAGGAGGGAACTGGACCTTCCGCCCTTGAGGTTCAGGACCAGGGCCCTCTGGTTCACTGTACCATCCTCCCTCAGGAGTGAAGTTGAGGTCTTATTTAATGAGGATGACGCCTTTGAGGGGGGCCTTCATGGTGCGGAGCATGCTATCATAGCACTCTTCCCGCTCCATGTCCTCTGTGATCGGATGGATATAGGTGGGCTTTCGACCCCTGAGCACCCTGACACAGGAGCCCCCACCATATTCATATATGACGGGTTTGAGGGGGGTATTGGGCTCTCAGAGAAGGCCATGTCGGTCTTCGAGGACCTCCTTGCTTCAACCCTGGGGCATGTATCCGGGTGCGGGTGCCGTGACGGATGTCCCTCCTGCATCTATTCACCAAAGTGTGGTAATGATAATTCACCGCTCCATAAGGGGGCTACTGTCAGGATACTGGAGCACCTGAGGTCCCTTGCGGGGGGTCCCGTGGAGGATGCTGAAGCAGAGCATGGGGAGGACCCCTTCCAGGAGGTTGCAAGGCTGTACACTGAGGGAATGTTCTCTGATGCCAAACTGAGGCTCCATGAAATCCTTGAGGAGAAGCCCGGTGACCCGGGGGCCTGTTACCTGATGGGGGCCATCCTGAGGGAGCAGGGGGAGGCTGAGATGGCCGAATACTTCCATGAGAGGATAAGGAGGGCTACATGA
- a CDS encoding DUF4007 family protein, which translates to MFFEEMDLLKLYEYLEYPKCEEPLLWAIGRTYYYNGEPILKVKGGAFFETPKIELIKDIKDEKLEIKPVNMKNLIKVNEKQLFILENEAMDFIHGLYDNYEDKSVFTVSYSGGKDSQAVLDLVTRVIPPDKLIVVFSDTTLESKFTYENLKKTRSHYLSKYPNLEFRTARPAKTAIKLMEYAGLPSRFKRWCTDALKTAPFNNLLRSISREHANVIVFEGVRSEESSKRLNYSRIEHGVKHSASINARPILEWNITEVYLYIFYRKLHLNRAYRWGLNRVGCIICPYASSWTEFVNSKIDKESITPYISFIEDYAKARGVPQKSIKKFINNGEWKKRAGGMGLDLKSNIIFSEKEDKLKGILEKPREDFMEWSKVLGERIYKEHNGVIEGEIRIDEHKINFKSENFNSGKRKVIEFSNIKNSSIKSKIRKVLYKTTFCVNCGICESECPNFALKSIGGVKINPHLCENCHKCSYFSKNGCIVAASVYTSVGGKMKKKTSGIDKYSTFGLRQEWLNEFFVSGEEWLSNNTLGPKQVPAVLRWLIDAEILDGTKKTITELGHQLLKIYEKDRSLAWLIIWNNMYYNSAVVEWYLDKNPWKITTNKQDLKERITQDYPGYSKGTLSNPIDAMINMFDNSPLGRELGIGIIEKKGRAVKSITKAGVRNIEPYAVAYSLYKLAENTSRRNFTITELFNEETRGGPYKIFGLPQEELEKTLRGLQERKERTLNVELAADLDNIHLRDDLTPKDILKIYLGAL; encoded by the coding sequence GTGTTTTTTGAAGAGATGGATCTCTTAAAATTGTATGAATATCTTGAATACCCTAAATGTGAAGAGCCTTTATTATGGGCTATCGGCCGTACCTATTACTATAATGGTGAGCCCATCTTAAAAGTAAAGGGTGGTGCCTTTTTCGAAACTCCTAAAATTGAGTTGATTAAAGACATTAAGGATGAAAAATTGGAAATAAAGCCTGTTAACATGAAAAACCTGATAAAGGTAAATGAAAAACAGTTATTCATCCTGGAAAATGAGGCGATGGATTTCATTCATGGCCTCTATGATAACTATGAGGATAAATCTGTTTTCACTGTGTCTTATAGTGGTGGTAAAGATTCTCAAGCAGTCTTAGATTTAGTAACACGAGTAATTCCACCTGATAAACTTATAGTTGTATTCTCAGACACCACACTTGAAAGCAAGTTTACATATGAGAATTTAAAGAAAACCAGGAGCCATTATTTAAGTAAATACCCTAACCTGGAATTTAGAACTGCTAGACCAGCTAAAACCGCTATAAAATTGATGGAATATGCTGGTTTACCCAGCAGGTTCAAAAGGTGGTGCACTGACGCTTTGAAAACAGCACCCTTTAATAATCTTCTTCGGAGCATTTCCCGTGAACATGCTAACGTCATCGTTTTTGAAGGGGTTAGGTCTGAGGAAAGCTCTAAGAGATTAAACTACTCTAGGATTGAACATGGAGTTAAACATTCAGCTAGTATTAATGCCAGGCCTATCCTTGAATGGAACATCACTGAAGTCTACCTCTATATATTTTATCGAAAACTGCACTTAAACAGGGCATATAGATGGGGTTTAAACAGGGTAGGGTGCATAATATGTCCCTACGCATCTTCCTGGACCGAATTTGTTAACTCCAAAATCGATAAAGAATCAATAACTCCTTACATTTCATTCATTGAAGACTATGCAAAAGCAAGAGGTGTCCCTCAGAAATCTATAAAAAAATTTATTAATAACGGGGAATGGAAAAAAAGAGCCGGCGGGATGGGATTAGACTTAAAATCAAACATAATATTCTCCGAAAAAGAAGACAAATTAAAAGGAATCCTTGAAAAACCAAGAGAAGATTTCATGGAATGGTCAAAAGTCCTTGGTGAAAGAATCTATAAGGAACACAACGGGGTTATTGAAGGAGAAATAAGAATAGATGAGCACAAGATAAACTTTAAATCCGAAAATTTCAATTCAGGGAAAAGAAAAGTAATCGAATTCTCGAATATAAAAAATTCATCCATTAAATCCAAGATTAGAAAAGTATTATATAAAACAACCTTTTGCGTGAATTGCGGGATCTGTGAATCTGAATGCCCTAATTTCGCACTGAAATCAATAGGCGGTGTCAAAATTAACCCTCATCTTTGTGAAAATTGCCATAAATGCTCATATTTTTCAAAGAATGGCTGTATTGTAGCAGCATCTGTCTATACTTCTGTTGGTGGGAAAATGAAAAAGAAAACTAGTGGGATCGATAAATATTCAACCTTTGGACTGCGTCAGGAATGGTTAAATGAATTTTTTGTTTCTGGTGAAGAATGGTTATCTAATAATACTCTTGGCCCAAAACAAGTCCCTGCAGTTTTAAGATGGCTTATCGACGCAGAAATCCTTGATGGGACTAAAAAAACAATCACAGAACTGGGCCATCAATTATTAAAGATTTATGAAAAGGACAGGTCTTTAGCCTGGCTTATCATCTGGAATAACATGTACTACAACTCAGCCGTGGTTGAATGGTATCTAGATAAAAACCCATGGAAAATTACAACTAATAAACAAGACCTCAAAGAAAGAATCACCCAGGATTACCCAGGATACAGTAAAGGCACACTAAGCAACCCAATAGATGCCATGATTAACATGTTTGACAATTCACCACTCGGCAGAGAACTTGGAATTGGAATTATAGAAAAAAAAGGAAGAGCAGTTAAATCCATCACCAAAGCCGGAGTAAGAAACATAGAACCATATGCAGTAGCCTACTCCCTATACAAACTAGCAGAAAACACCTCAAGAAGAAACTTCACCATCACAGAACTCTTTAACGAAGAAACCAGAGGAGGACCATACAAGATATTTGGATTACCACAAGAAGAACTTGAAAAAACACTAAGAGGATTACAAGAAAGAAAAGAAAGAACCTTAAACGTTGAACTAGCCGCCGACCTAGACAACATACACTTAAGAGACGATCTAACCCCAAAAGACATACTTAAAATATACTTAGGTGCCTTATAA
- the brxL gene encoding BREX system Lon protease-like protein BrxL — MELLDYKIKEEFPVESVLKKPEMYGIFTGYNLPSFVKDWLIQMNTTTEGKLDEHSLKFFLDQHIAQKNKNIKGTLINDLRSLKLLARIIIEPDIKSGILKFAIPDLGIGSNEGVVPNYIAEKYPELKGGEIWGVVKLSYNPPDNGKNGFIEIADYRSFKPYSVDLDYFKEKRGKFTIEEWIDLLIRSMEYNPKGFESLTQKMLFIARLLVFVEPNLNMFELAPKGTGKSYVFNNLSKYGWVISGGIVSRAKLLYDISRKTPGLLTLYDFVAMDEVETIKFTDESELRGALKNYLESGTFSVANYKGESSSGLIVLGNIPLTEEKTPISKKYFTNLHRFFNDPALLDRFHGFIEGWKLPRMREDLIIKGYALNVEYFSEILHELRMESQFRNVVEKMLYIPKDADTRDKKAIIKLATAYLKLIFPHVSGPEDIENQEFKTFCLEPAIKMRSIIKKQISYIDPEFSEEVPDIRVKE, encoded by the coding sequence ATGGAACTTTTAGACTACAAAATAAAGGAAGAATTTCCAGTGGAGTCCGTTCTAAAGAAACCAGAGATGTATGGTATATTTACAGGGTATAATTTACCCTCCTTTGTCAAGGACTGGTTGATCCAAATGAATACCACAACTGAAGGAAAACTTGATGAACACAGTTTAAAGTTCTTTTTGGATCAGCATATAGCTCAAAAAAATAAGAACATAAAGGGCACTTTAATTAATGATCTTAGATCCCTAAAACTGCTGGCCAGAATTATAATAGAACCAGATATAAAAAGCGGTATTTTAAAATTCGCAATCCCTGATCTTGGCATCGGTTCAAATGAAGGAGTGGTTCCCAACTATATCGCTGAAAAGTATCCTGAATTAAAGGGTGGTGAAATTTGGGGGGTAGTCAAACTTTCATATAATCCGCCCGATAATGGAAAAAATGGATTTATAGAAATTGCAGATTACAGATCATTTAAACCGTATTCTGTTGACTTGGATTACTTTAAAGAAAAAAGAGGAAAGTTTACCATTGAAGAATGGATCGATCTGTTAATTAGATCAATGGAGTATAATCCTAAAGGTTTTGAAAGTTTAACCCAAAAGATGCTGTTTATTGCAAGGCTATTGGTTTTTGTTGAGCCGAACCTTAATATGTTTGAATTGGCTCCAAAGGGGACTGGTAAATCATATGTTTTTAACAATCTAAGCAAGTATGGATGGGTTATAAGCGGAGGTATTGTAAGCCGGGCGAAACTTTTGTATGACATATCCCGGAAAACACCAGGTTTACTCACTCTTTATGATTTTGTTGCCATGGATGAAGTCGAGACAATTAAATTTACGGACGAAAGTGAACTACGAGGAGCTTTAAAAAATTATTTAGAATCAGGAACATTTTCAGTTGCTAATTACAAAGGTGAATCATCTTCTGGCCTAATAGTTCTTGGAAACATTCCACTAACAGAAGAAAAAACACCTATCTCTAAAAAGTATTTCACTAATTTACATAGGTTCTTCAATGATCCCGCCCTTTTAGATAGATTCCATGGGTTTATTGAAGGATGGAAGCTTCCAAGGATGAGGGAGGACCTTATTATAAAGGGTTACGCATTAAACGTTGAATATTTCTCTGAAATTTTACATGAACTAAGAATGGAGTCTCAATTTAGGAATGTCGTAGAAAAAATGTTATATATACCAAAGGATGCAGATACAAGAGATAAAAAGGCCATAATTAAACTAGCAACAGCCTACCTTAAACTCATTTTTCCGCATGTATCAGGCCCCGAAGATATCGAAAACCAAGAATTCAAAACTTTCTGCCTTGAACCAGCAATCAAGATGAGGAGCATCATAAAAAAACAAATATCATATATAGATCCAGAATTCTCCGAGGAGGTCCCTGATATCAGAGTAAAAGAATGA
- the pglZ gene encoding BREX-4 system phosphatase PglZ: MISSNIKEFNSFNKLFLEMENDLQTDNRYPVRFIFLNSFEELKKFMEYIGEISKTVSLDGMLDGSEWLSFDNILKNIKEAIKKDSRICVVPLSEFLRFSPKKDFYALLKGLSEIETNDKTKIYIPLVGLYKRFSNEFMEEFYRKDEWAPIWCLNGTSDQLTIYHADFDFEVELELEEFEIIRNTHDWFNLWKKTYYNDRFLSFSPVISFFHEEWLPDEIFNLRIIKNQKEFLNDIMNINVEIHFDEKESLYWNNLIKEFNKKSRTGIKSVSSLIKDYLNVQDLRKLKGSHFVKSFLNEKSDFYKWLIKSYFVNLKDKSYLTHCFKCMKTLENSELIEILWLEIFNADNIEEFYEERKEILKVIPLIEDFKIKNQLEKLEDLSWEKIARFITGILDVEKSFIIKKIENLEVDDLENIRPYLKDCFTDLYYYTDWDNIKYNLETESWILDYFKEYNISKIRYQFSENLKEIIEEKNRDEESFSKWFYKIEEPEIIPEELGVFNCWIDGLGVEWLPLIFNLIAEHFDDEYEINAYIRRVDLPSTTECNKYEFQKFRELDEYIHKEHYKHPETLINELKIIRDIIKEISNKSISGYNTINIYSDHGFSFLTLRKFNNKALGFDEAKHDGRYAFIEDNKNLNDEYYITVSSKCKDNSNVLVALKHASLSKRPSKETHGGATPEEVLVPYISLSKREEKIIYRLKESEIEVEISEPKVPFEIYPTPTETPKVLLNERELNIKTIGKGCYEIDVSDLKAGEYNVKINLKKQFLDLKINLKAGFRETDLF; the protein is encoded by the coding sequence ATGATTTCTTCAAATATAAAGGAGTTCAACTCCTTTAATAAACTCTTTTTAGAGATGGAAAACGATCTACAGACTGACAATAGGTATCCTGTTAGATTTATTTTTCTAAACTCATTTGAAGAACTAAAAAAATTTATGGAATATATTGGGGAGATTTCTAAAACAGTTTCTTTAGATGGCATGCTAGATGGAAGTGAATGGCTGTCTTTTGATAACATACTGAAAAATATAAAAGAAGCCATTAAAAAGGATTCAAGGATATGTGTTGTCCCTCTTTCGGAGTTTCTAAGGTTTTCACCTAAAAAGGATTTTTATGCTCTATTAAAGGGCTTATCTGAAATAGAAACTAATGATAAGACCAAGATATATATTCCACTTGTGGGGCTATACAAGAGGTTTTCAAATGAATTCATGGAGGAATTTTATAGGAAAGATGAGTGGGCTCCCATATGGTGTTTAAATGGAACTAGTGATCAACTAACTATTTATCATGCAGATTTTGATTTCGAAGTAGAATTAGAATTAGAGGAATTTGAAATTATTAGAAATACACATGATTGGTTTAATTTATGGAAAAAAACTTATTATAATGATAGATTTTTATCATTTTCACCCGTAATTTCATTTTTTCACGAAGAATGGCTTCCTGATGAAATATTTAATTTGAGGATTATTAAGAATCAGAAGGAATTCCTCAATGATATAATGAATATAAATGTTGAGATACATTTTGATGAAAAAGAGTCTCTATATTGGAATAATCTAATTAAAGAGTTCAATAAAAAGAGTAGAACTGGAATAAAAAGTGTATCTTCCCTCATTAAAGATTACCTGAATGTACAGGATCTTAGAAAATTGAAAGGATCTCATTTTGTCAAATCATTTCTGAATGAAAAGAGCGATTTTTATAAGTGGCTAATTAAATCATATTTTGTGAATTTAAAGGACAAGTCTTATTTAACGCATTGTTTTAAATGTATGAAAACTCTTGAGAATAGTGAATTGATTGAAATCCTCTGGCTTGAAATATTTAACGCAGATAACATTGAAGAATTTTATGAGGAAAGAAAAGAAATATTGAAGGTTATACCGTTAATAGAAGATTTTAAAATCAAAAATCAGCTTGAAAAGCTTGAAGATTTGTCATGGGAAAAAATTGCAAGGTTTATCACGGGAATTCTCGATGTTGAGAAGTCATTTATAATTAAGAAAATAGAAAATCTTGAGGTAGATGATTTAGAAAACATCAGGCCTTACTTGAAAGATTGTTTCACTGACCTATATTACTATACTGACTGGGATAACATAAAATATAATTTAGAAACTGAAAGTTGGATATTAGACTATTTTAAGGAATATAATATCTCTAAAATCAGGTACCAGTTTTCAGAAAATTTGAAAGAAATAATTGAAGAGAAAAATAGGGATGAAGAATCATTTTCTAAATGGTTTTATAAAATTGAAGAGCCTGAGATTATTCCAGAAGAACTTGGGGTGTTTAATTGCTGGATTGATGGTCTGGGTGTTGAATGGCTTCCTTTAATATTTAATTTGATAGCGGAGCATTTTGATGATGAATATGAAATAAATGCATACATTCGGCGTGTTGACCTCCCGAGTACTACTGAGTGTAACAAGTACGAATTCCAAAAATTCAGGGAACTGGATGAATACATCCATAAAGAACATTACAAACACCCCGAGACCCTAATAAACGAACTCAAAATAATAAGAGATATCATAAAAGAAATTTCTAATAAATCCATTTCAGGTTATAATACAATAAACATCTACTCTGACCATGGTTTCAGCTTTTTAACATTGAGAAAATTTAATAATAAAGCCCTTGGTTTTGACGAAGCTAAGCATGATGGACGATATGCCTTTATTGAGGATAATAAAAATTTAAATGATGAATATTATATTACTGTCAGCTCTAAGTGTAAGGATAATTCTAATGTTTTGGTTGCTCTAAAACATGCTTCTCTATCCAAACGACCCTCAAAGGAAACTCATGGAGGAGCAACACCAGAAGAGGTTTTGGTACCCTATATCAGTCTATCAAAACGTGAAGAAAAAATCATATACCGTCTAAAAGAGTCTGAAATTGAAGTTGAAATAAGTGAACCAAAAGTACCATTTGAAATATACCCCACACCAACTGAGACTCCAAAGGTATTGCTGAATGAGAGGGAGTTAAATATTAAAACTATTGGTAAGGGATGCTATGAAATTGATGTGTCTGATTTAAAGGCTGGAGAATATAATGTCAAGATAAACCTTAAAAAACAGTTTTTAGACTTAAAAATTAATTTGAAGGCCGGGTTCAGGGAAACAGATCTCTTTTAA